The following proteins come from a genomic window of Paramicrobacterium humi:
- a CDS encoding HNH endonuclease signature motif containing protein: protein MNEQARWSDGIPHVADAAAMRAAETALSAVAELIDIDPGDLTANGLLEYTGLLGNIARVVEGRQVGNVGEIARRSGADAGLDGLAARHGAATPAALFEKITGAKNSTAYRYARTAKHATPRVSDAGAPLPPLFEHTAAVLAEGIIGLDAAEALTATLAAVLPRAIPAELDEAERTLLGNATGASGNAPLPADELRLQAKAFCIALDPDGAEPTAEQQHQARSLTFTAQDDGMLRIAGRLSPEQAAIVTPVFDAFMSPRTGPVFLTEEELAAKNAQPEQRSRSQERSDVFTAIIGGVGKQDATPKLHGRGPTVLVVTNGNDLQNGTGAACSPGTPEPLPQSFVRQMQCDGDTRPLDFRRGEVLNLGAAERFFAAAQRLALIARDGPTCVADGCTIPAWLTEAHHIVAWADGGRTDLRNGVMVCWFHHRLLERGEWSVRIVDGRARMIPPAWYVGRRYLRRQRRELDSG, encoded by the coding sequence ATGAACGAGCAGGCGAGGTGGTCGGACGGCATCCCTCACGTGGCGGATGCCGCGGCCATGCGCGCCGCCGAGACAGCTCTCTCGGCGGTCGCCGAGCTCATCGACATCGACCCTGGCGATCTCACGGCGAACGGACTGCTCGAGTACACGGGACTTCTGGGAAACATCGCCCGGGTCGTGGAGGGTCGGCAGGTCGGCAACGTGGGCGAGATCGCCCGCCGCTCCGGCGCCGACGCCGGGCTCGACGGGCTGGCCGCCCGTCACGGCGCGGCGACGCCCGCGGCGCTGTTCGAGAAGATCACGGGGGCGAAGAACTCGACGGCGTACCGCTACGCGCGCACCGCCAAGCACGCGACGCCTCGAGTGTCGGATGCCGGGGCTCCGCTGCCTCCTCTGTTCGAGCACACCGCCGCGGTCCTCGCCGAGGGGATCATCGGCCTCGACGCCGCCGAGGCGCTCACCGCAACCCTCGCGGCCGTTCTGCCCCGGGCGATTCCCGCGGAACTCGACGAGGCCGAGCGGACCCTGCTCGGCAACGCGACGGGAGCGTCGGGAAACGCGCCCCTGCCCGCCGATGAGCTGCGACTGCAGGCCAAGGCGTTCTGCATCGCTCTCGATCCGGACGGGGCCGAGCCGACCGCCGAGCAGCAGCATCAGGCGCGCAGCCTCACCTTCACCGCTCAGGATGACGGAATGCTCCGGATCGCCGGCCGGCTCTCGCCGGAGCAGGCGGCTATCGTCACGCCGGTGTTCGATGCTTTCATGTCCCCGCGCACAGGGCCCGTCTTCCTCACCGAGGAGGAACTCGCGGCCAAGAACGCGCAGCCCGAGCAGCGGAGCAGGTCGCAGGAGCGCTCCGATGTGTTCACCGCCATCATCGGCGGCGTCGGGAAGCAGGATGCCACCCCGAAGCTGCACGGCCGCGGGCCGACAGTTCTTGTCGTCACGAACGGGAACGACCTGCAGAACGGAACGGGCGCGGCTTGCTCTCCCGGCACTCCGGAACCGCTCCCGCAGTCGTTCGTCCGGCAGATGCAGTGCGACGGCGACACCCGCCCGCTCGACTTCCGGCGTGGAGAAGTGCTCAACCTCGGCGCCGCGGAGCGTTTCTTCGCGGCCGCCCAGCGCCTCGCGCTGATCGCCCGAGACGGGCCAACGTGCGTCGCCGACGGATGCACGATCCCCGCATGGCTCACGGAAGCACACCACATCGTCGCGTGGGCCGACGGAGGCCGCACAGACCTCCGCAACGGCGTCATGGTGTGCTGGTTTCACCATCGGCTGCTGGAGCGCGGCGAATGGAGCGTCCGCATCGTCGACGGCAGGGCGCGCATGATCCCGCCGGCCTGGTACGTCGGCCGGCGGTATCTGCGCCGCCAACGACGGGAGCTCGACTCCGGGTGA
- a CDS encoding DJ-1/PfpI family protein, with amino-acid sequence MPPTSRSVAVILFEGFELLDAVGPIELFSRLPHDFAVSLLGPDAGPVRSRQGAEVVADTSYDDAVTPDIALVPGGMGTRTLVDDAPFLEWLARWARGAEFVTSVCTGSALLAASGLLEGYRATSNKRAFDWASHHGENVEWVRQARWVVDRNRWTSSGVAAGMDMTHALIAALVGRDAAREAAAGIEYEPHTDAERDPFARESETS; translated from the coding sequence ATGCCGCCCACTTCGCGCAGCGTCGCCGTCATTCTCTTCGAGGGCTTCGAGCTGCTTGACGCCGTCGGTCCCATCGAGCTGTTCAGCCGGCTGCCCCATGACTTCGCCGTCTCCCTCCTCGGTCCCGATGCCGGGCCCGTGCGCAGCCGACAGGGCGCCGAAGTGGTCGCCGACACGTCCTACGACGACGCGGTGACACCCGACATCGCGCTCGTTCCGGGTGGCATGGGAACGCGCACGCTCGTCGATGACGCACCGTTTCTCGAGTGGCTCGCGCGGTGGGCGCGCGGCGCAGAGTTCGTGACGTCGGTGTGCACCGGGTCGGCGCTGCTCGCGGCATCCGGTCTTCTCGAGGGGTATCGCGCGACGTCGAACAAGCGCGCCTTCGACTGGGCGTCCCACCACGGCGAGAACGTCGAGTGGGTTCGACAGGCGCGCTGGGTCGTCGATCGCAACCGCTGGACGTCGTCAGGAGTCGCTGCCGGAATGGACATGACGCACGCGCTCATCGCCGCTCTCGTCGGCCGGGATGCTGCGCGGGAGGCGGCCGCGGGCATCGAGTACGAGCCGCACACGGATGCGGAGCGGGATCCCTTCGCACGCGAGAGCGAGACCTCGTGA
- a CDS encoding CPBP family intramembrane glutamic endopeptidase produces MIGGRRTALSLTVYLVIAFGLSWLIALPLWLSGQGLQHPLFGAIAVGMMATPAIGALVAVFVVERGPNRAERLGLWPLRPAGRFWMYLGLGLVVPVALVVAALVIGALLGTYPADFARFSGYRSLLAATGAASLPIPIGLLVAAQYLNIVVGAALNLIPALGEELGWRGWLLPKLLPLGTVPALLISGAVWGLWHAPLILLGYNYPTASGWLGVLLMMGMCVVMGGIFGWLRIRSRSVWPAALAHGALNASVGLSAVYARAGESVDTVQATILGWSGWIAPAVVVIVLLIAGQFRWPTPAEQRRRRAF; encoded by the coding sequence GTGATCGGCGGGCGTCGCACCGCCCTGTCGCTCACGGTGTACCTCGTGATCGCATTTGGGCTGTCGTGGCTGATCGCGCTGCCGCTCTGGCTCAGCGGCCAGGGACTGCAGCACCCGCTGTTCGGTGCGATCGCCGTCGGCATGATGGCCACGCCCGCGATCGGCGCGCTCGTCGCTGTCTTCGTCGTCGAACGCGGACCGAACCGCGCAGAGCGGCTCGGTCTGTGGCCGCTGCGACCGGCCGGTCGGTTCTGGATGTACCTGGGGCTCGGCCTCGTCGTGCCCGTCGCCCTCGTCGTCGCCGCGCTCGTCATCGGCGCGCTCCTCGGCACCTACCCGGCGGATTTCGCGCGGTTCTCCGGATACCGATCGCTTCTCGCCGCGACGGGGGCGGCATCCCTTCCGATTCCGATCGGGCTCCTCGTCGCCGCGCAGTACCTCAACATCGTCGTCGGCGCCGCGCTCAATCTCATCCCCGCGCTCGGCGAGGAGCTCGGCTGGCGCGGCTGGCTCCTGCCGAAGCTCCTGCCGCTCGGCACCGTGCCGGCGCTGCTGATCTCAGGGGCGGTCTGGGGGCTGTGGCATGCCCCGCTCATTCTGCTCGGCTACAACTACCCGACCGCGTCCGGGTGGCTCGGCGTGCTGCTCATGATGGGCATGTGCGTGGTCATGGGCGGGATCTTCGGCTGGCTCCGCATTCGCTCCCGCTCGGTATGGCCGGCCGCCCTCGCGCACGGCGCGCTCAACGCCTCCGTCGGCCTCTCGGCCGTGTATGCGCGCGCCGGGGAGAGCGTCGACACCGTTCAGGCGACGATTCTCGGCTGGTCGGGCTGGATCGCGCCCGCGGTCGTCGTGATCGTGCTGCTCATCGCGGGCCAGTTCCGGTGGCCGACGCCCGCCGAGCAGCGTCGGCGACGCGCCTTCTAG
- a CDS encoding ABC transporter ATP-binding protein, with protein MTIAHETLAGHDLTIGYDGKIISADLDVAIPDQSFTAIIGPNACGKSTLLRALSRLLSPRSGRVILDGRAITEYGSKEVARRLGLLPQSSIAPDGITVVDLVSRGRFPHQSLLRQWSDADEAAVRDAMEATNVLHLADAHVDELSGGQRQRVWLALVLAQQTPLLLLDEPTTFLDIAHQIDVLNLCRSLHARGGYTLVAVLHDLNMAFRYADHIIAMRDGRIVAEGAPADIVSAELVHEVFGLRAVCVADPVTGKPMVVPLDAEPETPGDIDEADGEWADENDAG; from the coding sequence TTGACCATCGCACACGAGACCCTCGCCGGGCACGATCTGACGATCGGCTACGACGGGAAGATCATCTCCGCGGATCTCGACGTGGCGATCCCCGACCAGTCGTTCACGGCAATCATCGGTCCGAACGCGTGCGGAAAATCGACGCTTCTTCGCGCCTTGTCCCGATTGCTCTCACCGCGGTCGGGCCGTGTGATCCTCGACGGCCGCGCGATAACCGAGTACGGCTCGAAGGAAGTGGCGAGGCGGCTCGGACTGCTGCCGCAGTCCTCGATCGCGCCGGACGGCATCACGGTCGTCGATCTCGTCTCGCGCGGCCGATTCCCGCATCAGAGCCTGCTGCGGCAGTGGTCTGACGCCGACGAGGCCGCCGTGCGCGACGCCATGGAGGCGACGAACGTGCTCCATCTGGCCGACGCGCACGTCGACGAGCTCTCGGGCGGACAGCGTCAGCGTGTGTGGCTCGCTCTCGTCCTCGCGCAGCAGACGCCGCTTCTGCTTCTCGACGAGCCAACCACGTTCCTCGACATCGCCCACCAGATCGACGTGCTCAATCTGTGCCGCAGCTTGCACGCTCGCGGCGGCTACACGCTCGTCGCTGTTCTGCACGACCTCAACATGGCCTTCCGCTACGCCGACCACATCATCGCCATGCGCGACGGTCGCATCGTCGCCGAGGGTGCGCCGGCCGACATCGTCTCGGCTGAGCTCGTGCACGAGGTGTTCGGCCTGCGCGCGGTGTGCGTCGCCGATCCCGTGACGGGCAAGCCCATGGTCGTGCCGCTCGATGCCGAACCGGAGACCCCCGGCGACATCGACGAGGCCGACGGAGAATGGGCCGACGAGAACGACGCCGGCTAG
- a CDS encoding helix-turn-helix domain-containing protein: MITAEALTPDDGPAERVDALTLGRRVRDLRVSRGMTLEQLGRAIDRAPSQVSMIENGKREPRLSMLRQLALALGTTIDDLLDEEAPNERAALEIAVERAQRGPVFEALGIHPFRISKSYSDETLRTILSLHQEVERLHKERAATPEEARRANAQLRATMRARDNHFPELEAEARKLLDAVGHRGGPVSQQLVGDMALHLGFTLHYVPDLPHSTRSVTDKKNGRIYLPTQQSASRDSRSPVVQAFASHLLGHEEPANYADFLRQRIETNYLTAAILLPEADAVRFLAEAKNFRRISMEDLRDAFAVSYETAAHRFTNLATAHFGIPVHFTKVHESGTIVKAYSNDGVRHPTDALGAVEGTTVCRKWTAFTVFAAEDRFSPWYQYTDNPNGTYWCTSRVEKAKEGEYSITVGVPFEHVKWFRGRDTRNRSQSTCPDEACCRRPPTELAEVWARQSWPAARTPTSLLAALPTGTFPGVDDAEVYRFLDRHAPRE, encoded by the coding sequence ATGATCACGGCAGAGGCTCTCACCCCCGACGACGGCCCGGCGGAGCGCGTGGATGCGCTCACGCTCGGTCGCCGCGTCCGCGACTTGCGCGTCTCGCGCGGAATGACGCTCGAGCAGCTGGGGCGGGCCATCGACCGGGCTCCGTCGCAAGTGTCGATGATCGAGAACGGGAAGCGCGAGCCCCGGCTCTCGATGCTGCGGCAGCTTGCGCTCGCCCTCGGTACAACAATCGACGATCTTCTCGACGAGGAAGCGCCGAACGAACGTGCGGCCCTCGAGATCGCCGTCGAGCGGGCGCAGCGCGGTCCGGTGTTCGAAGCTCTCGGCATCCATCCGTTCCGCATCTCGAAGTCGTACAGCGACGAGACCCTCCGCACGATCCTGTCGCTGCACCAGGAGGTCGAGCGGCTGCACAAGGAGCGAGCGGCGACGCCTGAGGAGGCGCGACGCGCGAATGCGCAGTTGCGAGCCACGATGCGCGCTCGCGACAACCACTTCCCCGAGCTCGAGGCGGAGGCTCGCAAACTCCTCGACGCCGTCGGCCACCGCGGCGGCCCCGTGAGCCAGCAGCTCGTCGGCGACATGGCCCTGCACCTCGGGTTCACCTTGCACTACGTGCCCGACCTGCCGCACTCGACGCGGTCGGTGACCGACAAGAAGAACGGCCGCATCTACCTGCCGACCCAGCAGTCGGCCTCGCGCGACTCCCGCAGCCCGGTCGTGCAGGCCTTCGCGAGTCACCTGCTCGGCCACGAGGAGCCCGCCAACTACGCCGACTTTCTGCGGCAGCGCATCGAGACGAACTACCTCACGGCCGCGATACTGCTGCCCGAGGCCGACGCCGTGCGATTCCTCGCCGAGGCGAAGAACTTTCGACGCATCTCGATGGAGGACCTGCGCGACGCGTTCGCCGTTTCGTACGAGACGGCGGCGCATCGGTTCACGAACCTCGCGACGGCGCACTTCGGAATTCCCGTGCACTTCACGAAGGTGCACGAGTCGGGGACGATCGTGAAGGCGTACTCGAACGACGGCGTGCGGCACCCGACCGACGCCCTCGGCGCGGTGGAGGGCACGACGGTGTGCCGCAAGTGGACCGCATTCACCGTGTTCGCCGCCGAAGACCGGTTCAGCCCGTGGTATCAGTACACCGACAACCCCAACGGAACGTACTGGTGCACCTCGCGCGTCGAGAAGGCCAAGGAGGGCGAGTACTCGATCACCGTGGGCGTGCCGTTCGAGCACGTGAAGTGGTTCAGGGGGCGCGACACGCGCAACCGATCGCAGTCGACCTGCCCCGACGAGGCGTGCTGCCGGCGTCCGCCGACCGAGCTCGCCGAGGTGTGGGCGCGGCAGTCGTGGCCGGCGGCGCGCACACCGACGAGCCTGCTCGCGGCTCTGCCGACGGGGACGTTCCCGGGCGTCGACGACGCGGAGGTGTACCGCTTCCTCGACCGGCACGCGCCGCGGGAGTAG